The following proteins are co-located in the Zonotrichia leucophrys gambelii isolate GWCS_2022_RI unplaced genomic scaffold, RI_Zleu_2.0 Scaffold_34_1600103, whole genome shotgun sequence genome:
- the TRPT1 gene encoding tRNA 2'-phosphotransferase 1, which yields MAGGEGAGAAQRRRRRKEEDPGVRLSKALSYVLRHGAEAEGLPMGPDGFVEVGALLRLRRFAGVSEGDVRRVVAADPKGRFALRPDPLRVRANQGHSLPVPDLELTPLCAPEALPPTLAHGTRRRLWGPIRAGGLRPMGRQHLHLAGGLPGDPGVRSGMRSDSEIAIIIDGPRALADGIPFFRSANGVILTPGDAQGRIPPKYFLRVLQLRPHRCELPLDGPWDEKGGETPG from the exons ATGGCCGGCGGGGAGGGCGCGGGCGCCGCCCAGCGGCGGCGGAGGCGGAAGGAGGAG GACCCCGGGGTGCGGCTGTCCAAGGCCCTGAGCTACGTCCTGCGCCATGGGGCCGAGGCCGAGGGGCTGCCCATGGGCCCGG ACGGATTTGTTGAGGTGGGGGCTCTGCTGCGGCTGCGTCGCTTCGCGGGGGTCTCGGAGGGTGACGTGCGCAGGGTGGTGGCCGCTGACCCCAAGGGTCGCTTCGCCCTCCGGCCGGACCCCCTGAGGGTCAGAGCCAACCAGGGGCACTCCCTGCCG GTGCCGGATCTGGAGCTGACCCCCCTGTGCGCCCCCGAGGCGCTGCCCCCCACCCTGGCCCACGGCACCCGGCGCCGCCTGTGGGGCCCGATCCGGGCGGGGGGGCTGCGCCCCATGGGGCGGCAACACCTGCACCTGGCGGGGGGGCTGCCGGGGGACCCCGGCGTGCGCAGCG ggATGAGGTCGGACTCGGAGATCGCCATCATCATCGACGGCCCCCGCGCGCTGGCGG ACGGGATCCCCTTTTTCCGCTCGGCCAACGGGGTGATCCTGACACCGGGGGACGCCCAGGGCCGGATCCCCCCCAAATATTTCCTGCGGGTTCTGCAGCTGCGGCCGCACC ggtgTGAACTGCCCCTGGACGGACCCTGGGATGAGAAGGGGGGAGAGACCCCCGGatga